In Salmo salar chromosome ssa03, Ssal_v3.1, whole genome shotgun sequence, a single genomic region encodes these proteins:
- the LOC106599177 gene encoding complement factor H, with protein MKEIPLYVIIVLHIWSYGVKAQESGKGCQRPQLDNGFVDPEQEMYQDGMTLTYACDKGLKTPMEGWWGMIKCENGRWSDSPLCTASRSCDAPPQVNHATIVQHYQHKFSNGSKVVYKCKRSFMMEGNADIFCLSGEWTSVPTCSHEDLRKCMDSQFQCSNRRCIPTTWRCDKDNDCSDNSDEENCGNENVDP; from the exons ATGAAGGAAATACCACTGTATGTCATTATTGTACTACACATCTGGTCCTACGGTGTTAAAG CTCAAGAATCTGGAAAAGGCTGTCAAAGACCCCAACTGGACAATGGCTTTGTTGACCCGGAGCAGGAAATGTACCAGGATGGCATGACTTTGACTTATGCCTGTGATAAAGGTCTGAAGACACCAATGGAAGGCTGGTGGGGGATGATTAAATGTGAGAATGGTAGATGGTCTGATAGTCCTCTGTGCACGG CCAGTCGTTCTTGTGATGCACCTCCTCAAGTGAACCATGCAACCATTGTTCAACATTATCAACACAAGTTTAGTAATGGATCAAAAGTGGTTTATAAATGCAAAAGATCCTTCATGATGGAGGGGAATGCAGATATATTCTGCCTTTCAGGAGAATGGACCTCAGTCCCCACATGCA GTCATGAGGACTTACGGAAGTGTATGGACAGCCAGTTTCAGTGCAGTAACAGAAGGTGTATACCGACCACCTGGAGGTGCGACAAAGACAACGACTGTTCCGACAACAGCGACGAGGAAAACTGTG GTAATGAAAATGTAGATCCATAA